In Syntrophorhabdaceae bacterium, the DNA window TTTTCAGATAGAGTCTGCGGATAATAAAAGAGGAACCGGTGTTAACCGATTCCTCTTGCCTAGTACATTCCAGGTATTGCAGCCATTGTCTGCGCCGTTTACTTTAGCACGCCTATCTCTTTGTAATACTTCAAGGCTCCGGGATGTATGGGAATCGGGCTGTTCTGGGCGGACGCCTTTGGTGTGGTATATTCCGCGATCTTATGTGTGTTGACAAGTGTTTTTTTGTTCTCGAAGACCGCCTTTGTTACCTTGTATACCAGGTCCTCCGGGGTATCCTTGTGGCAAACGACGGAGTTCCAGACCGATACGGAAAGGACCTCTTCAGTCTGCCCCTTGTACGTATTTTTCGGTAAGGTGATACTCCCATAGAACGGATAGGTCTTGACCACCTTATCCACCTCTTCTTTCGTGAAAGGAATGAAGCGCAGCCGATGAGTTGTAGAGAGGTCAATTACGGAAGATGTTGGAGGTGCCACGTCCCAGATACCGACATCAATAATGCCATCCTTCAGTTGTGTCGAGTTCTCGGAAAAAGACAGCCTGTAGACCTTCATATCCGAATACTTTACGCCGAGTAAAGGGAGGATGAGGTTCGTCTTGTATTCCGTTCCGCTGCCCGGCGCGCCTACGGAAACCTTCTTTCCTTTCAGGTCGGATATCTTCTTCGCAGGGTACTTCTCCAGGGTGACGATGTGGTAAACGTGGGGATACATCTGAAATACCGTCCGAATACTGTCTACCTTATGCCCTTTGAACTTGCCGTCGCCGGTGTATGCCTGATAAACCGTATCGTTCATCGCGAGGGCGAAGGTCACATCCTTCTTTGCGACGAGGCGAATGTTTTCGACGGAAGCCCCTGTAACCTCGGCCGTCGCTTTTACGTTAGGAACCTTCTGGTTGATTATCTCGGCAAGCGTCCCTCCATACGGATAATAAACCCCGCCGGTACCACCGGTAGCCACGACGATCCTTTGCTTTTGTTGTGCATCAACCCGTTGCGTGAGAGCGAATATCAGTACGAATGCGAAGACGAAAAGGCATACCTTTTTCCCCATAACAACACCCCCTGATTAACTTTTTCTGATGAATAATTATCTTATGGTATCCAGTTGTCCCCATTGTTGTCAAACTAAAAATGAGCACGCCGCAATACCCTTTTGAAGGGAGAGCTAATTGCAGGATGTTATTGATGTTTGTTGCCTCCAGGCGGGAATGGGGCCGGGAATCTGCAAGCCCGACCGTAAGACAGCAGCTTCCAGGACAGAAAACGGTACAGCGGAGGGTTTTGCACCTCGACAATAAAATGGGTGTTCTTCCGTTCTCCCAGTGCACCAACGGGGACGCCGTTGAGCATAAGAGAGAAATCCCGGCCCTCCGTGTTGAAGATCCTGATTGTGGACCATTTGCCGTGGGGTGCGCTATCAGCAATGCCGTAGTATTCCCGGACCCCTTGAGAATCGCTGACCACTTTTGTCAGCACCAACTGGCTGTCCCGGACCTCAAGGTGCTCATCAACCCGTGCGTCATATATGGAATTGATGTGTGAGATCACCACTCTGTCACCGTTCCCGACGGATGCGATATGCACAATCCCTTCTTCATCGGTGCGGATCACGACACAGCGGACGTCGATCAATACGAGGACGGAGGCACAGAGGAAGATGACACAGAAGAGTGCAATGGCAAACCCGGTCTTGCGGTGGTTGCCATTGATTTTCAAAGTGGAAGCCGGGCCAGCCTTATGGCGTTTTGTGAAAGAATAAGTTCCTTGTCGCGGCTGCCGAGGGACAGTCCGGTGATCTTTGAAAGCTCGCCTTTCATGGTGCCGAAAGGGACATCGGAACCGAAGAGAACACGCTCGGGGCCTATGGTGCGGACGAATTCGGAGATCATATCCCTGGAGCCGAGGGCCGTGTCGAAGTATATGCCACTGTTATTCCTGAAGGCATTCAGAAAATCGAGGGGGTGACCTCCCAGGAGACCCAGGTGGGGAATGATGAGGGTCACCCCGGGAAACATGTCGGCAAAGGTTTTCGTGAACTCCAGTTCTTCCTCGAATATGACGGGCTTTCCGGTCTTACGGATCTTTTCCACGAGCCCGGGGAGCGCGGCATCCTGAAGGACGCTGTAGTTGGAGGCTGAATCCTGGCGGCCTCTCATCCAGTGCCATTTACCGCCAAAGTAGGCCCCCGGCAGGGGATCGAAGCCTTCCGTATCGTAGTTCTCCCTGATATAGTGGTAAGGGAAGAAGCTTTCGATGCGTCGGGACTCGTCGAGGAGCCGGACGTTGATCGCGTTGTTTTCGATTGCCGTTGAAGGGAAGGGTATGATAATAACGTAATCGACGCCGGACTCTTTTTGCTGACCCAGCAGTTCGGAGGTGGTGACGTCGATACCCATCGAAAGAGAGGGGCCCCAGTGTGAATGGCTGTCGATGACAAGATCAAGATCCATGGGTGATTTGATGATTACCACATGGGGCGGTCTTTGTAAATATTTATCGGGGAGGACGATGTGAACGAGGAGGCTCGATGATGGATACGCTGAAAACCCCGCTTTTGACGGTTGATGTCATCATACGTTACCAGGGCGGGATCGTTCTTATCGAACGGAAGAACCCGCCCCCTGGCTGGGCCCTGCCGGGGGGCTTTGTCGATGTGGGCGAATCCGTCGAGGAGGCGGCCGTCAGGGAAGCCAGGGAAGAGACGTCACTCAACGTGAGGCTCATCGAACAGTTTCACGCCTATTCAAGCCCGAATCGTGACCCCAGGTTCCATACCGTTTCCGTTGTGTTTATCGGCGAAGGAGCAGGAGCGCTCGAAGGCCGCGATGATGCCCGCAAAGCCGCCGTCTACACTGCCGCCGACCTGCCGGATGTCATGGCCTTCGATCATGGACAGATCGTGAAGGACTATTTCCGATACCTTGAAACAGGTCTCAGGCCGACCCTCCTTTAAACCCCGGATGTCATGGCTGTCAGAGATCACGATTCAAAGACACGGACCTGATGATCGATGCGCGTTTCTCCGGACATTCTTCGGGCGTGCTCGTTTATGGCCTGCATCCGGCAATATTATATTGCAAAGTGTCTTCCTCTGTAATAATCTTGTGTGTTTGATAAAAATGCGTGTTGGCCGTGTTATTTAGCAACGATATAGTCTCGTCGAAGGGGAGGTTCCAATGAGGTCGGATAGAATGAAAAAAGGTCTGCAAAAAGCACCGCACCGCAGCCTTTTCGGTGCAATGGGATATTTAAAGGAGGAACTCGCCAGACCGATCATCGGGATTGCCAGTTCCGCTAACGAGGTCATCCCGGGACACATACATCTTGGAAAGATTGCGCAGGCCGTCAAGGACGGTGTCAGAATGGCCGGCGGAACACCCATGGAATTCTCGACGATCGGTATTTGCGACGGCATAGCGATGAACCATGAAGGCATGAAGTATTCTCTTGGGTCTCGCGAACTGATCTGCGATTCCGTTGAGGTTATGGCCAAGGCCTATCCCTTCGATGGCCTTGTGCTGATCCCAAATTGCGACAAGATCATCCCCGGGATGATGATGGCGGCCATGCGCCTCAATATCCCCAGCATAATGATAAGCGGGGGACCGATGCTGGCGGGACGTTTCAGGGGAAAGCCGGTGGACCTCATATCCGTTTTCGAGGGGGTGGGGAAGGTTGCCGGGGGTCTCATGGACGCCAAAGAGCTTTCCATGCTCGAAGAGTGCGCCTGCCCAGGCGCGGGATCGTGCAGCGGCATGTTCACTGCAAACTCCATGAACTGTCTCTCCGAGGCACTGGGCATCGCGCTTAAGGGAAACGGAACGATACCGGCCGTCCATGGGGCGAGAATAAGGCTTGCCAAGGAAACGGGCATGACCATCATGGACCTTGTCAAGACAGGATTGAAACCGAGGGACATAATGACCCTCGATGCATTCAGGAATGCCATTTCCGTGGACATGGCATTTGGAGGTTCGTCAAACACGGCGCTGCATCTTCCGGCCATTGCCCACGAGGCCGGTCTTGACCTCCCCCTTGCCCTCTTTGACTCCATGTCCGAAAAGGTCCCCCATATCTGCAATATGAGCCCGGCGGGGCCCCATCACCTGGAGGAACTCAACGAGGCGGGTGGTGTTTTCGGGATAATGAAGGAACTTTCCCGCAGGAATCTCATCAAGAAGTCCTGCATCACCGTTTCAGGAAGGAAGGTATCCGACCTGCTTAAGGGTGCCGACGCAACAGACCGGGATGTGATCCACACCATCGAGAACGCATATCACGAGAAAGGCGGTCTCGCGGTGCTTACGGGTTCTCTGGCGCCGCAGGGGTCGATAGTGAAACGCATCGGGGTCAGCGAGAGCATCTGGCATTTCGAAGGGAAGGCGCGTGTTTTTGCAAGCGAAGAGGATGCAGGCAAGGCCATCATGGAAGGCAAGATACAGGCGGGCGACGCTGTGATCATCCGTTATGAGGGGCCGAAAGGCGGTCCGGGAATGAGGGAGATGCTCACACCGACCAGCATTCTGGCGGGAAGAGGGCTAGACACGTCCTGCGCCCTCATCACCGATGGAAGGTTTTCCGGGGGCACCCGTGGTCTGTGCATCGGGCACGTATCGCCGGAGGCCGCCGAGGGCGGACCCATTGCCCTTGTCAGGGATGGAGACATCATTGAGGTCGACCTCGTGAAGAAGACCATCGACCTCAAGGTGGGAAGGGGCGAACTCGAAAGACGAAGAAAGGCCTGGAAAAGACCAAAACCGAAGATAACGCAGGGTTATATGGCACGCTATGCCAGGATGGTCACCGGTGCTGCCGGCGGGGCCATTTTCAAACCCGACAGCGACTGAGAATTAACGAAAGGTTTCGTACAGTGGAAAAACGCACGCTTGGCAGAACAGGATTCGGGGCGACCATCATGGGTCTCGGCGGGGAAGGTCTCCTGCGCACCCATGGACGGGACAGGGAAGCCTACGCGCTCATCAACAAGGCGCTGGACCTGGGTATAAACTACTTCGAATCGGCCCGCGCCTATGACGGCAGCGAGGAGTATTACGGTAAGGCGCTCAGGGAGCGCAGAAAGGATATTTTCCTGACAAGCAAGTCCCACGCGAGGACCAGGGACGGCGCCCTTGCGCATCTTCACGAGACGCTTCGAAACATGAAAACGGACCATCTCGACCTCTGGCAGATACACGATGTCAGGACGATGGAGGATGTGGAGGAGATCTTCGCCGTCGGAGGGGCGATCGATGCCTTCATAGAGGCAAAAGAGACAGGCTTGACCCGTTTCATCGGGGTCACAGGGCACCAGAGCCCTTCGATAATAAAGGAATGCATGATGCGTTTTGATTTCGATACGATACTCGTTCCTGTCAATCCCGCGGAAGCGTCACAAAAGGGCTTTCTCGAGGAGATGATACCGCTTGCGGAACAAAAGGGCGTGGGCATCATCGGCATGAAGATATACATACACGGTTTCACGTCAAAGCTTACGTTCTATACGTCCATGGAGTCTTTTTTCCGCTACGCCCTCTCTCAGCCAATCACCACCGCCGTCATCGGCTGCGACAATCTTGAACAGCTTGAACAGAACGTCTATTTCACCCGGTCCTTCAAAGCGATGGATTGGGAGCATCAGGACGGTTTCGTGGATGCCGTCGCCCCCTATGCACGGGAGCTCCTGTATTATAAAGAAACCAGGTAACCCGTCTCTTACTTTTCCCTCTTCACCGGTTGTGCTACGAAGTGTTTTATTGTGACGGGTTCACCATCCCTTTGGCATGAGCGGACGATGTCGACCACCCCGCCGTCGGAGGCCGTGAACCGTTCCCGCTGGCGCAGGTATTCTGCCCACGACTGAACTATGAAGGATTCGATGAACCGGAGATCGTTCCCTGCTTCCCTGAAAAGGTTCCAGCGGAAGGCGCCATCGCGCATTCTGATGGTTTTTAGAGAACCCATGGCGGCAACAAATGCATCGAGATGGTTGGGGTCGATGGAATATTCAGCGACGACGAGAATCGGCCCCTCATGTATGTCCGGTTCCGCCTCACCGGAGAAGTGCGGCCAGTGCTCTGATGGTGTGAGGTCAACCCCGTGCGGTTCGGTCAGGCGCCTGTGAGACGTGATGAGAAGGCCGAGGGCGGCACAGAGGGATGTAAAGATCAGGGTCCGGGTGATACCGAAAAATGACGCCATAAACCCCCAGAGCGCGCTGCCTGTTGCAAAGGGACCGAAGAAAGCAAGCATGAAGACAGACATGACACGACCTCTCACCCATGAAGGGACTATGGAGAGTATTGCCGTGTTATAGGTCGATATCAGGGTGAGCCAGGCCATACCGCCGGCCAGAAGGGCCGGCGCGGTGAGGAAGAATGTTCCCGAGAAGGAAAGGACCCCGATTGATGCGGCAAAAAGAAGCGTGGCAAGGCTCGAAAGGGGCTTGAATCTCAGCAGCTGACCGGCATGGGGAAGCAGGATGGCGCCCAGAAGGCCGCCTATGCCGAAGAAACACAGAAGCAAACCGAAACCTGAAGGGTCGAGGTTCAGGCGGACGCGGGCAATGATGGGAAGGAACGTCCAGAGTGAACTGCCGAAAAAAGAAAAGATGCCCATGCGGATAAGCACCGTTTTTACCTGGGGCACGTTCCTGACATAGCGGACCCCGGTCCTGATGGCCCCCACGAAACGTTCTGCCGGGAGCGTCTGCTCCCGCTTCGCGAATCTCAAATGCAGCACTGCGAAGATCACGCCCGTGAAGGACAGGGCGTTGACGAAAAAGACCGAGGCGGGACCCGCAAGGGCAAGCAAGAGACCTCCGAAAACGGGACCTGCCACGCGGGCAATGTTGAAGGCGACGGAACCGAGAGTGACGGCCGATTGGAGACGGTCGCGAGAGACCAGTTCCGGGATGATCGATTGCCAGGTGGGCGCGTTGACAGAAGCCGCTGTGCCCAGGATGAACGTGAGGAACAATATCGTGACAGGCGTGACGATCCCCGCGAGCGTGACGATCCCAAGGAAGAGGGCGGAAAGGAGCATAACAAGCTGCGCGCCGATGAGCAGTTTGCGCCTGTCCAATATATCGGCAAGGGCCCCCGCGGGCAAGGCCATGATAAAAAAGGGCAGCGTCATCGATGTTTGCAGCATGGCAACCATGAACGGCGACAGGGTCATCGACGTCATGAGCCACGCGGTTCCCG includes these proteins:
- a CDS encoding TAXI family TRAP transporter solute-binding subunit, encoding MGKKVCLFVFAFVLIFALTQRVDAQQKQRIVVATGGTGGVYYPYGGTLAEIINQKVPNVKATAEVTGASVENIRLVAKKDVTFALAMNDTVYQAYTGDGKFKGHKVDSIRTVFQMYPHVYHIVTLEKYPAKKISDLKGKKVSVGAPGSGTEYKTNLILPLLGVKYSDMKVYRLSFSENSTQLKDGIIDVGIWDVAPPTSSVIDLSTTHRLRFIPFTKEEVDKVVKTYPFYGSITLPKNTYKGQTEEVLSVSVWNSVVCHKDTPEDLVYKVTKAVFENKKTLVNTHKIAEYTTPKASAQNSPIPIHPGALKYYKEIGVLK
- a CDS encoding amidohydrolase family protein codes for the protein MVIIKSPMDLDLVIDSHSHWGPSLSMGIDVTTSELLGQQKESGVDYVIIIPFPSTAIENNAINVRLLDESRRIESFFPYHYIRENYDTEGFDPLPGAYFGGKWHWMRGRQDSASNYSVLQDAALPGLVEKIRKTGKPVIFEEELEFTKTFADMFPGVTLIIPHLGLLGGHPLDFLNAFRNNSGIYFDTALGSRDMISEFVRTIGPERVLFGSDVPFGTMKGELSKITGLSLGSRDKELILSQNAIRLARLPL
- a CDS encoding NUDIX hydrolase; amino-acid sequence: MMDTLKTPLLTVDVIIRYQGGIVLIERKNPPPGWALPGGFVDVGESVEEAAVREAREETSLNVRLIEQFHAYSSPNRDPRFHTVSVVFIGEGAGALEGRDDARKAAVYTAADLPDVMAFDHGQIVKDYFRYLETGLRPTLL
- the ilvD gene encoding dihydroxy-acid dehydratase, producing MRSDRMKKGLQKAPHRSLFGAMGYLKEELARPIIGIASSANEVIPGHIHLGKIAQAVKDGVRMAGGTPMEFSTIGICDGIAMNHEGMKYSLGSRELICDSVEVMAKAYPFDGLVLIPNCDKIIPGMMMAAMRLNIPSIMISGGPMLAGRFRGKPVDLISVFEGVGKVAGGLMDAKELSMLEECACPGAGSCSGMFTANSMNCLSEALGIALKGNGTIPAVHGARIRLAKETGMTIMDLVKTGLKPRDIMTLDAFRNAISVDMAFGGSSNTALHLPAIAHEAGLDLPLALFDSMSEKVPHICNMSPAGPHHLEELNEAGGVFGIMKELSRRNLIKKSCITVSGRKVSDLLKGADATDRDVIHTIENAYHEKGGLAVLTGSLAPQGSIVKRIGVSESIWHFEGKARVFASEEDAGKAIMEGKIQAGDAVIIRYEGPKGGPGMREMLTPTSILAGRGLDTSCALITDGRFSGGTRGLCIGHVSPEAAEGGPIALVRDGDIIEVDLVKKTIDLKVGRGELERRRKAWKRPKPKITQGYMARYARMVTGAAGGAIFKPDSD
- a CDS encoding aldo/keto reductase, which codes for MEKRTLGRTGFGATIMGLGGEGLLRTHGRDREAYALINKALDLGINYFESARAYDGSEEYYGKALRERRKDIFLTSKSHARTRDGALAHLHETLRNMKTDHLDLWQIHDVRTMEDVEEIFAVGGAIDAFIEAKETGLTRFIGVTGHQSPSIIKECMMRFDFDTILVPVNPAEASQKGFLEEMIPLAEQKGVGIIGMKIYIHGFTSKLTFYTSMESFFRYALSQPITTAVIGCDNLEQLEQNVYFTRSFKAMDWEHQDGFVDAVAPYARELLYYKETR
- a CDS encoding MFS transporter; this translates as MTGNIQQKSIWGALREPMFRVLWLANIASLVGSWMHETGTAWLMTSMTLSPFMVAMLQTSMTLPFFIMALPAGALADILDRRKLLIGAQLVMLLSALFLGIVTLAGIVTPVTILFLTFILGTAASVNAPTWQSIIPELVSRDRLQSAVTLGSVAFNIARVAGPVFGGLLLALAGPASVFFVNALSFTGVIFAVLHLRFAKREQTLPAERFVGAIRTGVRYVRNVPQVKTVLIRMGIFSFFGSSLWTFLPIIARVRLNLDPSGFGLLLCFFGIGGLLGAILLPHAGQLLRFKPLSSLATLLFAASIGVLSFSGTFFLTAPALLAGGMAWLTLISTYNTAILSIVPSWVRGRVMSVFMLAFFGPFATGSALWGFMASFFGITRTLIFTSLCAALGLLITSHRRLTEPHGVDLTPSEHWPHFSGEAEPDIHEGPILVVAEYSIDPNHLDAFVAAMGSLKTIRMRDGAFRWNLFREAGNDLRFIESFIVQSWAEYLRQRERFTASDGGVVDIVRSCQRDGEPVTIKHFVAQPVKREK